The Bdellovibrio sp. ZAP7 DNA segment ACTGTTGAATCACCTGATCCAAGGTGCTCAAAAACTTTGAACGGTCCTTTTTATCCATCGGGGCAGGACCGCCGCGTACTTCACCCATATGTCTTAAATTCTGCATAAGCTCGCGGGTGGCGACGGCAGAGCCGATACTGTCTTCTGTAAACTCAATGCCTTTTGATCCAATGGCGCGCACCTGTTTTTTTACGCAGCGTTCAGCCAGCAAAATGTCGGCGGTGATCACGATATCGCCTTTTTGTGCATGCTCCACAATCCAGTCATCAGCGGCATCAAAATCAGTCGAGGCCACGATCATTTGCACACGAGAATCCTGCGGAACATTAAGATATTTATTCGCAACTACAAACACTTTCAGTTGATAGCGTTCCGCTACCTTATAGGTTTCGTCTTTTACAGGGCAGCCGTCAGCGTCGATATAGATGTCTAGCATTTCTAAACACTAACATGTACTATCCAGCCATGCCACATTTAGTACCAAGCTTTTTGACCCTTGTGATTGTTATCTCAGTTGCGCGTTTCTTTGGGATGCTCTTTCGCAGAATGGGTCAACCCTCGGTGATGGGCGAAGTTCTGGGTGGGATTGTTTTGGGCCCTTCCGTAGTGGGCTACTTTTTCCCGGGATTTACCGCTTCAGTTTTTCATCCCGAAGCCATGGTGTTCCTAAAAAATATCGCAGAAGTCGGGATCACGCTTTATCTGTTTGTGATGGGGCTTGAAATGGATCTGCCCCGCTTACGGCAGTCCGCTAAATCCGCAGTGTTGATTTCACAAATGAGCATCATCCTGCCTTTTGCCTTGGGACTGGCGCTGGCCTATCAAATCTATTCTGGGTACGCACCAGCAGGTATCGGTCATCTCGAGTTTTCTCTTTTTATTGGCGTTTCTTTGTCGATCACAGCCTTTCCGGTGCTCGCAAGAATTTTAGCTGATTCTCACTTACATAAAACTCGCTTAGGCGATCTGGCCCTGACCTGTGCAGCGATTGACGATATCACCGCGTGGTGTTTGGTCGCGGTGGTCACAGGACTTTTAGGATCCTCAATGGGCGGAGCCGCAATCACGATTGTCCTTACCGTCATCTATGTTGTAGCGATGATCTGGGTGGTTCGTCCTTTGATTGAAAAGTTTTTGCCTCGTTTGGAAAAGTCCTCGGAACGATTGCCTCAAGCGTTGTTAGCTGTGGCAGTTTTGGGTGCGATGGG contains these protein-coding regions:
- a CDS encoding YaiI/YqxD family protein, whose translation is MLDIYIDADGCPVKDETYKVAERYQLKVFVVANKYLNVPQDSRVQMIVASTDFDAADDWIVEHAQKGDIVITADILLAERCVKKQVRAIGSKGIEFTEDSIGSAVATRELMQNLRHMGEVRGGPAPMDKKDRSKFLSTLDQVIQQLKRS
- a CDS encoding cation:proton antiporter, which codes for MPHLVPSFLTLVIVISVARFFGMLFRRMGQPSVMGEVLGGIVLGPSVVGYFFPGFTASVFHPEAMVFLKNIAEVGITLYLFVMGLEMDLPRLRQSAKSAVLISQMSIILPFALGLALAYQIYSGYAPAGIGHLEFSLFIGVSLSITAFPVLARILADSHLHKTRLGDLALTCAAIDDITAWCLVAVVTGLLGSSMGGAAITIVLTVIYVVAMIWVVRPLIEKFLPRLEKSSERLPQALLAVAVLGAMGSATLTDLIGIHAFFGAFMFGAIIPHNSLIAKDTTDRLQDFVAILFLPAFFALTGVKTQLGLISGTDHWLLCLTITALAIFGKFGGAFAAAKISGNSTKDATVLGLLMNTRGLVELIVLNIGLSIGVLTPTLFTMLVIMALVTTFMTGPLLKLVDRR